AAAAGCCTTGTCGTTGTCGAGGCCGACCTTGCCGCGCTTTCGTCCCGGCTCTTCGCCGCCCGCGCCGGGTTGGACACCCTTGCCGTGTGCGACTGTCTGCCCACGCCGAGCGTGGCCAAGGCCACAATTTTTCTGCCCACGACCACGCTGTTCGAGTCCGGCGGGCTTTTCCTCAACAATGAAGGCCGGCTCCAGCGCGCCGCCCCGGTGCAGCCCGCCGGCGATCCCGTTTCCCGCGACGGCGGCGGCAACCATCCGCCCCGGGCCTTCGACCGCAGGCTTCCCGGCACGGACCCGCGCCCGGCGGACCGGCTTTGCCGCGACCTCGCCGCCGCGCTGGCCCTGGACCTGCCCGAAAGGCCCTGGCAAAACCTCGCCGGCCTCGGCCCGGAAGGCGAACGCGCGGATTTCGCCGCCCTGGCCGGCAGGGCAAAAGAAACCGCCCAGCCCTTCCCCGCATCCGAAGGGCTGACAGTGGTCTTTGCCGAGGCCCTGTTCGGCACCGAGGAGCTTGGCCGCTACGCCCCGCTCACGGCAAAGCTGGCCGCGACCGAGCCGACGCTGACGCTCCATCCCGAGGACGCCGCCTCCCTGGGCTTTGCCGACGGCGAGGCCGTTGCCGTGGCCGTGCTCGACCGCTTCGTCCACGCCGTGGCCCGCGTCACCCCGGACGTGGCCCGGGGCGTGGCCGTCCTGCCCCGGCTGCCGCAATTCGCCGGTCTGACCGCAACCCTGGGTCCCTGCGACCTGCGCCGGAGATAGGCCATGGTTCATATCCTCGTCGGCGTCCTGGTCATGCTGGTCAAAATGGGCATCGTTTTGGCCGTGGTCTTTGGACTCGCCGCCTACATGATCCTGCTCGAACGCAAGCTGCTCGGCCGCATGCAGGTGCGCTACGGCCCCAACCGGGTCGGCCTCTTCGGCCTGCTCCAGCCCATCGCCGACGGCCTCAAGATGCTCCTTAAGGAAGACATCATCCCCGACGGCGTGGACAGGCGCATTTTTCTCGTCGCCCCGGCCATCGTCGCCGGCACCGCCCTTTTCGCCTTTGCCGTGGTGCCGTTCGGCCCGGATTTCACTGTCTTCGGCGTGACCATCCGGCAGGTGATCGCCGACGCCAATGTGGGGGTGCTCGTCGTCTTCGGCCTGTCGTCCCTGGCCGTTTACGGCGTGGCCCTTGGCGGCTGGACCTCGGACAACAAGTACAGCCTGCTCGGCGGCCTTCGCGGCGCGGCCCAGATGATCAGCTACGAGCTGGCCCTGGCCCTTTCCCTGGTCCCGGTGGTCATGCTCTCCCGGTCCTTGAGCCTCTCCGACATCGTGGCCGCCCAGGCGACGCTCCCCTTCGCCCTCGTCCAGCCCGTGGCCTTTGCCATCTTCGTGGTCGCCGCCCTGGCCGAGACCAACCGCATCCCCTTCGACCTGCCCGAGGCCGAAAACGAATTGCAAGCCGGCTACCACACCGAATATTCCGGCATGCGCTTCGCGCTTTTCTTTGTCGGCGAATACGTCAACATGATCCTTTTAGGGTCCGTCACCGCCGTTTTTTTCCTCGGCGGCTGGCACGGACCCTTTTTGCCGCCGATCGTCTGGTTCCTCATCAAGGTTCTGGCCGTGCCGGTCTTTCTCATCTGGACCCGGGCCTCGCTGCCGCGCCTGCGCTACGACCAGCTCATGGCCGTGGGCTGGAAGTTCCTGGTGCCGCTCGGGCTGGTCAACATCCTCGTCACCGGCGCGATTCTCGCCGCCGGGATGTAAGGAGCCGTGTCGATGGAAGATAAAAACGACAAATCGGGCCTTTTGCGCGAGGTCGTCGACGGCGCGACCGGGATCATCGGGTCCTACGCCGCGACGCTGACCCATCTCTTTCGCAAGCCCGTCACCGAACAGTACCCGGAATACAAACGGCCCATGCCGGCCCGCACGCGCGGCCGCATCATCCTCACCCGCTCCCCGGACGGCAAGGAACGCTGCGTGGCCTGCTACCTCTGCTCCGGCGCCTGCCCGGTCAACTGCATCTCCATGCAGTCCGAGGAAGGCCCGGACGGCCGGCGGCGCGCGGCCTGGTTCCGCATCAACTTCGCCCGCTGCATCTACTGCGGCCTGTGCGAGGAGGCCTGCCCGACCCTGGCCATCCAGCTCACGCCCGAATTCGCCTTTTCCAAGGATTCCATCGAGGCCTTTGTCTACGAAAAAGAGGACCTGCTCGTGAACCACGGCGGCAAGGACCCGGATTACGATTTCTACGCCCATGCCGGCGTGGCCGCCGGCAGGCCCAAGGGCGAACACATCGGCGAGGACGAACCCGTGGATGTCAAAAGCATTCTGCCGTAGGATGAAATCATGACCGCTCTTGGCGCGCTTTTCTACCTTCTCTCCGCCGTGCTGCTCATCGCGGCGGGACTTGCCGCCACGCGGCGCAATCCCGTCCATGCCGTGTGCTGCGCCGTGGTGACGTTTATCGCCACGGCCGGCCTGTTCGTGGTCCTCGGCGCGCCGCTGCCCGGCGTGCTGGAGGTGGTGGTCTACGCCGGGGCCATCATGGTGCTGTTCCTTTTCATCATCATGCTGCTCGGGCTGCCGGTCGGCGTTGGCGCGGTGCCGGCGGCGCGGCTGGTCGTTCCGGGCGTCATCGCCGCCGCCACCCTTGTGGCGCTTTTCGCCCTGATCGGCGTCGATCCCGTGGGCCGGGTCATGCTGCCGGCGGCCTTGGCCACGCCGGCGGCCGTGGGCACGGTGCTTTTCGGCACCTACTGGCTGGCGGTGGAGGCCGTTTCCATCATCCTTTTCGCCGCGCTGGCCGCCGTGCTCCTTTTGGGCCGGGCCAAACGCGAGGCGCGTCAACAGGGAGGCGGCGCCGCATGAACGTGCCCCTGTCCCACGTCCTGGCCGTGGCCAGCCTGCTTTTCGCCATCGGCGCGCTGTGCGCCGTGGCCCGGCGTTCGATCCTCATGATCCTCGTCGGCGTGGAATTCATGCTCACCGCCGCGTCCGTCGCCTTTGTCGGCGCGTCGCTGGCCTGGGGAAACCTGGACGGCCAGGCGGCGGTGCTGATCGTCATGGGGCTGGCCGCGGCCGAGGCCGGCCTCGGGCTGGCCCTGCTCGTCCACGGCCGGCGCTCGGGCGGGACCGCCTCCATTGACGACTACAACCGCCTTGCGGGGGAATGATGGCCGAACTTCTTGCGCTCATGCTCCTCTTTCCCCTGGCCGGGGCGCTGTTCCAGGCCGGCTGGGGCGCGAAATGCGGCCGGCGGGCAAGCAACGTGGCCGCCGCCGTGGCCATCGCCGGAGCCCTGGCCATGGCCGTCGTCGCCATCTGGGGCCTCGGCGTCGCGCCGCACCGCATACGCTACGGCTCGTGGTTCGCCTTCGACGGCTTTTCCTCGGACTTTTCGCTCCTCTACGACCGCGTGGCCGGGGTCATGACCGTCACCGTCACCTTCGTGGCCCTGCTCATCCACCTCTACTCCGCCACCTACATGCGCGAGGACAAATCCTTTGCGCGCTATTTCTGCTACTTGAACCTCTTCGTCTTCTTCATGCTGGTCATCGCCCTGGCCGACGACCTGATTTTCCTCTTCATGGGCTGGGAAGGCGTGGGATTCTGCTCGTTCGCGCTCATCGGCTTCTGGCACGAGGAGCTGCCCAACGTGGACGCCGGGCGCAAGGCCTTCATCATGACCCGCATCGGCGACCTGGGCTACGTGGCGGCGCTTGGCATCGTCATCGCGCTTTTCGGCCACGCCTCGCTCTCCGATCTCGCCGCCAGGGCCGAAACCCTTTCGCCGGGCATGGCCGAGGTCATCGGCTTTTGTTTCCTCTTTGCGGCGCTCGGAAAATCGGCCCAGCTGCCGCTTTCGGCCTGGCTGCCCGACGCCATGGCCGGCCCGACCCCGGTTTCGGCACTGATCCACGCCGCGACAATGGTCACGGCCGGCGTGTACCTGCTCATGCGCCTGGACCCGATGCTCGCCTTCGCCCCGGACGTCGGCGCGGCGGCGGCCTTCATCGGCGCGGCCACGGCCCTTTACGGCGCGATCTGCGCCCTCGGCCAGCGCGACGTCAAACGCATCCTGGCCTATTCGACCATAAGCCAGGTCGGATACATGTTCCTGGCCGCCGGCTGCGGCGACGTGACAGGCGCGCTTTTCCACCTGCAAAGCCACGCCTTTTTCAAATCCCTGCTTTTCATGTGCTCCGGCGTCATGATCCAGGCCTTTCACGAGGAACACGACATCTTCCGCATGGGCGCGCGGCTGCGCAAGAAAATGCCCGGACTGTTCCTCCTGTTCACCTGTGGCGCGGCCGCCCTGGCCGCCTTGCCGCTCACCTCCGGCTACTTCAGCAAGGGCCGGACCCTGGCCGACGCCCTGGCCCACCCAAACGACATCTTTCTGCTGTCCTTCGTGCTCGGGACCGTGGCCGCCCTTCTCACCGCCATTTACGTCTTCCGCATGTACTTCGTGGCCTTTTTCGCCGATCCGGCCGATCCGGCGCCCATGAGCGACGATCCGGCCCTTTTCCGCATGGAACGCCCGCTTTGGCCCCTGGGCGTCCTGGCCCTGGTGTACGGGTTCATCAACCTGCCGGAATTTTTCCACCTAAAACCGCTTCTCGACAGCTACCTGGCCGGGACCGTCGCCCCCAATCCGCCCGAAGTGGAAAACGCCGAGGTGGTGGTCATGATCCTGGACGCGGTCATCGCCATCGGCGGCCTGCTCATCGCCTGGGCCATCTACCGGCCCGCGCGCCGTCACAAGGCCGCGCCGGACGGACGCCTCACGGCCGGACTCGGCCTGGACGGCTTTTACCGGAAATGGCTGGCCGCGCCGTATGCGCGGGCGGCGGCCTTCCTGTGGCGCGGGGTGGATGAGGATATGTTAAACGGCACGGTCCTGGCCGCGACATCCGGCATCTCCGGCCTGTCCGACGGCATCCGCCGGCTGGGAGGCGGGCGCATCGCCGTCTCGCTGGTCACCGTTTTCGCCCTGGCCGCCATCATCTTGACCTGGCTCGCGGTGGGCTGGACACAAGGATAAGGAAACGCAGCCATGATGCCCATGACGCCCATGCTGTCCACGCTGCGGGACCTCCCCTGGCTGACCCTGCTCATTTTCTGGCCCCTGGCCGCGGCCGTGGCCATGCCGCTTTTCCGGCGCTCCCGGGAGGCCTGCCGGTCCTTCGCCCTGACCGCCGCCCTGATCGAAGGAGCGATGGCCCTGCTGGTGATCCTTCTTTTCGCCGTGGGCCGCTCCTCCCTGCCGGTCAGCGAAGACGTCGCCTGGATACCCCAGCTCGGCATCCGCTATACCCTGACCTGCGATGGCCTCAGCCTCGTCTTCGTGGCGCTCACCGCCTTTATCGGCGTGTGCTGCATGCTGGCCTCGCGCCATGACGACGCGAAACGTCCGGCCCTCTATCACGCCCTGATCCTCGCTTCGCTCGCCACCGTCCAGGGCGTGTTTCTGGCCACGGACGTCTTTCTTTTCGCGCTCTTCTGGGAAGCCCAGCTCATCCCGGTCTTTTTCCTCATCGGCATCTTCGGCCACGGCGACCGCATGCGGGTGGCCATCAAATTCTTCCTGTTCTCGGCCGTGGGTGGCCTGCTCATGTTCCTGGCCGTCATCGCCCTCGGCATATACGCCGCCGACGGCCCCACCGGCCCCACCTTTGCCCTGTACGACCTGACACGGCTCCATCTGCCGCTTGCCACGGCGCGCTGGCTTTTCGCCGCCTTCGTGCTGTCCTTCGCCATCAAGATCCCGCTGGTGCCGGTGCACATGTGGCTGCCCGACGCCCATACCGAAGCCCCCACGGCCGGCAGCCTCATCCTGGCCGGATTGCTCCTCAAGACCGGCGGCTACGCGCTGATCCGCTTCGCCCTGCCCCTTTTCCCGGAAGCGGCCGTGGCCTATGCCCCGGTCCTGACCGTGCTCGGCCTGATCGGACTCTTCTACGCCTCCTGGGTGGCCCTGGCCCAGGAAGACGTCAAACGCCTCGTCGCCTATTCGAGCATCGGGCATATGGGCCTGGCCGTGGCCGCCATCGTCTCCGGCAGCCGGCTGGCCCTCGGCGGCGCGGTGGTCATGATGGTCAGCCATGGCCTGACCTCGGGCGGACTTTTCGCCCAGGCCGGCATGATCGGCGAGCGCATGGGCTCCCGCCGCTTCGCGGTGCTGGGCGGCCTCTGGAACAAGGCCCCCCGGTTCGGCGCGGCCTTTCTGGTGTGCGTGCTGGCCTCGGCCGCTTTGCCCGGGCTCTCCGGGTTCGTGGGCGAGGCCATGATCGTCTTCGGGCTGTTCCGGGTCGATGTCGTCACGGGCGCTTTCGCCGTGCTCGGCATGGCCGCGACGCTTGTCTACCTGCTGCGTCTGGCCCGGGACACGCTCTTCGGCCCGCCCCGCTCGGACGCCCCCTTTGCCGACCTTTCGCCCCGGGAAACCGCGCTCATGGCGTCCCTGATCCTGGCCATGCTGTGGATCGGACTTTTTCCCGGCCCCGTCCTGTCGGTCATAAGCGCCCCCCTCGACATCATCGCCGGACAGGTCTGGCCAGCGGTGGCGACAGTGACAACCGGGCTTGGCCTGTAAGACAGAAAAGGACTCCCCATGCCCGCCCAAATCACCGGACTTTTTCCCGAGCTCATCCCCCACTTGGCCCTGGCCGCCGGGGGACTGGCCGCCCTTGGCGCGGCAATTTTCCGCCGGGGCGCGCCAAGGGGACTGCTCCCCACCCTCACCGCGCTCTTCGCCCTGGTGCCGGGCATCTGGGCCTTCCTGCCCGGCCCGGAGGCCAGCGGCATGACCCGTTTCTAT
The sequence above is drawn from the Solidesulfovibrio fructosivorans JJ] genome and encodes:
- the nuoH gene encoding NADH-quinone oxidoreductase subunit NuoH, with the translated sequence MVHILVGVLVMLVKMGIVLAVVFGLAAYMILLERKLLGRMQVRYGPNRVGLFGLLQPIADGLKMLLKEDIIPDGVDRRIFLVAPAIVAGTALFAFAVVPFGPDFTVFGVTIRQVIADANVGVLVVFGLSSLAVYGVALGGWTSDNKYSLLGGLRGAAQMISYELALALSLVPVVMLSRSLSLSDIVAAQATLPFALVQPVAFAIFVVAALAETNRIPFDLPEAENELQAGYHTEYSGMRFALFFVGEYVNMILLGSVTAVFFLGGWHGPFLPPIVWFLIKVLAVPVFLIWTRASLPRLRYDQLMAVGWKFLVPLGLVNILVTGAILAAGM
- the nuoI gene encoding NADH-quinone oxidoreductase subunit NuoI, giving the protein MEDKNDKSGLLREVVDGATGIIGSYAATLTHLFRKPVTEQYPEYKRPMPARTRGRIILTRSPDGKERCVACYLCSGACPVNCISMQSEEGPDGRRRAAWFRINFARCIYCGLCEEACPTLAIQLTPEFAFSKDSIEAFVYEKEDLLVNHGGKDPDYDFYAHAGVAAGRPKGEHIGEDEPVDVKSILP
- a CDS encoding NADH-quinone oxidoreductase subunit J family protein, whose protein sequence is MTALGALFYLLSAVLLIAAGLAATRRNPVHAVCCAVVTFIATAGLFVVLGAPLPGVLEVVVYAGAIMVLFLFIIMLLGLPVGVGAVPAARLVVPGVIAAATLVALFALIGVDPVGRVMLPAALATPAAVGTVLFGTYWLAVEAVSIILFAALAAVLLLGRAKREARQQGGGAA
- the nuoK gene encoding NADH-quinone oxidoreductase subunit NuoK, whose protein sequence is MNVPLSHVLAVASLLFAIGALCAVARRSILMILVGVEFMLTAASVAFVGASLAWGNLDGQAAVLIVMGLAAAEAGLGLALLVHGRRSGGTASIDDYNRLAGE
- a CDS encoding NADH-quinone oxidoreductase subunit L produces the protein MAELLALMLLFPLAGALFQAGWGAKCGRRASNVAAAVAIAGALAMAVVAIWGLGVAPHRIRYGSWFAFDGFSSDFSLLYDRVAGVMTVTVTFVALLIHLYSATYMREDKSFARYFCYLNLFVFFMLVIALADDLIFLFMGWEGVGFCSFALIGFWHEELPNVDAGRKAFIMTRIGDLGYVAALGIVIALFGHASLSDLAARAETLSPGMAEVIGFCFLFAALGKSAQLPLSAWLPDAMAGPTPVSALIHAATMVTAGVYLLMRLDPMLAFAPDVGAAAAFIGAATALYGAICALGQRDVKRILAYSTISQVGYMFLAAGCGDVTGALFHLQSHAFFKSLLFMCSGVMIQAFHEEHDIFRMGARLRKKMPGLFLLFTCGAAALAALPLTSGYFSKGRTLADALAHPNDIFLLSFVLGTVAALLTAIYVFRMYFVAFFADPADPAPMSDDPALFRMERPLWPLGVLALVYGFINLPEFFHLKPLLDSYLAGTVAPNPPEVENAEVVVMILDAVIAIGGLLIAWAIYRPARRHKAAPDGRLTAGLGLDGFYRKWLAAPYARAAAFLWRGVDEDMLNGTVLAATSGISGLSDGIRRLGGGRIAVSLVTVFALAAIILTWLAVGWTQG
- a CDS encoding complex I subunit 4 family protein; amino-acid sequence: MMPMTPMLSTLRDLPWLTLLIFWPLAAAVAMPLFRRSREACRSFALTAALIEGAMALLVILLFAVGRSSLPVSEDVAWIPQLGIRYTLTCDGLSLVFVALTAFIGVCCMLASRHDDAKRPALYHALILASLATVQGVFLATDVFLFALFWEAQLIPVFFLIGIFGHGDRMRVAIKFFLFSAVGGLLMFLAVIALGIYAADGPTGPTFALYDLTRLHLPLATARWLFAAFVLSFAIKIPLVPVHMWLPDAHTEAPTAGSLILAGLLLKTGGYALIRFALPLFPEAAVAYAPVLTVLGLIGLFYASWVALAQEDVKRLVAYSSIGHMGLAVAAIVSGSRLALGGAVVMMVSHGLTSGGLFAQAGMIGERMGSRRFAVLGGLWNKAPRFGAAFLVCVLASAALPGLSGFVGEAMIVFGLFRVDVVTGAFAVLGMAATLVYLLRLARDTLFGPPRSDAPFADLSPRETALMASLILAMLWIGLFPGPVLSVISAPLDIIAGQVWPAVATVTTGLGL